A genomic segment from bacterium BMS3Abin08 encodes:
- the smpB gene encoding SsrA-binding protein gives MKVVAQNRKAYYDYEIEEAHEAGIVLMGTEVKSLREAKVNLKDSYVIIKNEEAFLLNCHISPYRHGNIMNHEPLRTRKLLLHKREIERLAGKFATKGYTLIPLKIYFKGPYVKVEVGVARGKRSYEKRDRIKEREAQREMERAMKR, from the coding sequence ATGAAGGTAGTTGCACAGAACAGGAAGGCCTACTACGACTATGAGATCGAAGAGGCCCATGAGGCAGGCATAGTGCTTATGGGGACAGAGGTCAAGTCACTCAGGGAGGCAAAGGTCAACCTTAAGGACAGTTATGTTATAATAAAAAACGAAGAGGCGTTCCTGCTGAACTGCCATATAAGTCCTTACAGGCATGGTAATATAATGAACCATGAGCCCTTAAGGACGAGGAAACTGCTCCTTCACAAAAGGGAGATTGAGAGGCTTGCGGGCAAGTTTGCCACGAAGGGTTATACCCTTATCCCCCTCAAGATCTACTTCAAGGGTCCGTATGTAAAAGTGGAGGTTGGTGTTGCCAGGGGCAAGAGGTCTTATGAGAAGAGGGACAGGATCAAGGAACGCGAGGCCCAACGGGAGATGGAAAGGGCGATGAAGAGATAG
- a CDS encoding transposase, producing MNRHGATPRGVAEEVFDLLDRRKYSSAMIPTSNTDIEEWPHLFPDPVPANASIDRIFDGTDISIFKGKTYRLKGEIQLKKHFCDFDFVILILLILSKNSDRLLLGSGISFLHV from the coding sequence TTGAACCGGCACGGGGCTACGCCCCGAGGGGTTGCCGAGGAGGTATTTGATCTTTTGGACAGAAGGAAATACAGCTCGGCCATGATTCCGACATCTAACACGGACATAGAAGAGTGGCCACACCTATTCCCTGATCCGGTCCCGGCCAATGCAAGCATTGACAGAATCTTTGACGGTACGGATATCTCCATCTTCAAGGGTAAGACTTATCGACTAAAAGGGGAAATTCAGCTGAAAAAACATTTTTGTGATTTTGATTTTGTGATTTTGATTTTGTTGATTTTGTCCAAGAATTCTGATAGACTGTTACTCGGGAGTGGTATTTCTTTTCTTCATGTATAG
- the fumC gene encoding fumarate hydratase class II — protein MPDYRIERDSLGEVRVPSGMYYGAQTQRAVENFPVSGIRFPGVFLAALGLIKRAAAEVNAALGLLDKDKADLIVRVSEEVASGELDNHFPLDIFQTGSGTSTNMNANEVIAGRAAEILTGEIGHQVIHPNDHVNMGQSSNDVIPTAIHLSASLQIQRVLLPALNGLLDELNKRAAELDDIVKTGRTHLMDAMPVRMGQEVSGWAHQVKQSIERIGAALPGLSELAIGGTAVGTGINTHPEFGRAVAGRLSELTGITFVEAENHFAAQSVMDAVTGLSGALKTTASSIMKIANDLRLMNSGPISGFNEIRLPALQPGSSIMPGKINPVICESVMMVCAQVMGNDVVVTISNSWGNFQLNVMLPVIAHNILQSITILGNAVRIFAEKAVSGFEVNRDRIDKLLERNPILVTSLNPLIGYEKSAEIAKKAYKECRSVKDVAKEMTDLTEEEIERIIDPRNVTGGG, from the coding sequence ATGCCGGATTACAGGATCGAAAGGGATTCCCTCGGGGAGGTGCGTGTCCCGTCGGGGATGTATTACGGCGCCCAGACCCAGAGGGCGGTTGAGAACTTCCCTGTAAGCGGAATCAGGTTCCCCGGGGTTTTTCTTGCCGCCCTTGGTCTGATAAAGAGGGCGGCGGCAGAGGTGAACGCAGCACTGGGCCTTCTCGACAAGGACAAGGCCGATCTGATTGTAAGGGTCTCTGAAGAAGTTGCATCAGGGGAGCTTGATAATCACTTCCCTCTGGATATATTCCAGACAGGCTCAGGGACGTCAACCAATATGAATGCAAATGAGGTTATTGCCGGCAGGGCAGCGGAGATACTCACCGGCGAGATCGGGCATCAGGTGATTCATCCAAACGATCACGTGAATATGGGCCAGTCATCCAATGATGTCATCCCCACTGCAATACATCTGAGTGCGTCACTCCAGATTCAAAGGGTTCTACTACCAGCCCTGAACGGGCTTCTTGATGAACTGAACAAGAGAGCTGCTGAACTCGATGATATCGTCAAGACAGGACGGACCCACCTGATGGATGCAATGCCTGTCAGGATGGGGCAGGAGGTGAGTGGCTGGGCACATCAGGTGAAACAGTCAATAGAGAGGATCGGGGCTGCGCTGCCGGGGCTGTCGGAACTTGCCATTGGCGGAACCGCTGTTGGAACGGGTATAAACACGCACCCCGAGTTTGGCAGGGCTGTAGCCGGGCGGCTTTCGGAACTCACAGGTATCACCTTTGTTGAGGCTGAGAATCACTTTGCCGCTCAATCAGTGATGGATGCAGTTACAGGGCTCAGCGGTGCCCTCAAGACCACTGCCTCGTCGATAATGAAGATAGCGAACGACCTGAGACTGATGAACAGCGGGCCCATTTCCGGGTTCAATGAGATCAGACTTCCCGCACTACAGCCGGGGTCGAGTATCATGCCCGGAAAGATCAACCCCGTTATATGTGAATCGGTGATGATGGTATGTGCACAGGTCATGGGGAATGATGTGGTTGTCACCATATCCAACTCGTGGGGGAACTTCCAGCTTAACGTAATGTTGCCGGTTATCGCCCATAACATCCTGCAGTCAATAACCATCCTTGGAAATGCCGTCAGGATTTTTGCAGAAAAGGCCGTATCCGGTTTTGAGGTTAACAGGGACCGTATTGATAAGCTTCTGGAGAGAAATCCCATACTGGTGACCTCGTTGAACCCGCTTATCGGATATGAAAAGTCGGCGGAGATTGCCAAGAAGGCGTATAAGGAGTGCAGGAGTGTGAAGGATGTGGCAAAGGAGATGACAGACCTTACAGAGGAGGAGATAGAAAGAATCATTGATCCCCGTAATGTTACCGGGGGAGGGTGA
- the arnE gene encoding 4-amino-4-deoxy-L-arabinose-phosphoundecaprenol flippase subunit ArnE, whose translation MGSTWIILSFVSAFSLATSDALTKRALRIDNEYIVAWLRLVFSLPALLFLLVLTPFPHLDGTFFVAFTVALPLEVLALVLYIKALRVSPLSLTLPFLSLTPVFLILTSWIVLGERVTVRGAAGILLTAAGGYIININSVRSGLLAPFKAIARERGSLYMIAVSFIYSITSVLGKLAIVHSSPLFFGGTYFLALTLLFTPLVYLNSGKRRLFDVLRVDVRASFLPGLFYALMIVSHVFAISMAKVAYMIAIKRSSLLIGSVYGFVFFREGEVRARLLGTLVMFAGFLLIVLG comes from the coding sequence ATGGGATCTACCTGGATAATTCTCTCCTTTGTTTCCGCCTTCTCACTCGCAACGAGTGATGCCCTTACAAAGAGGGCGCTGAGGATAGATAACGAGTATATCGTTGCATGGTTGAGACTCGTCTTTTCCCTGCCAGCCCTGCTTTTTCTGCTTGTGCTGACTCCCTTTCCCCATCTGGACGGCACCTTTTTTGTTGCCTTCACTGTGGCGCTCCCCCTTGAGGTTTTAGCCCTCGTGCTCTATATAAAGGCACTGAGGGTCTCACCCCTGAGTCTTACCCTCCCGTTTCTCTCACTTACTCCCGTGTTCCTGATCCTTACCTCGTGGATAGTACTCGGGGAGCGTGTTACGGTGAGGGGTGCCGCCGGAATACTGCTTACGGCGGCAGGGGGGTACATTATCAATATAAACTCCGTCCGTTCAGGGTTGCTTGCCCCTTTTAAGGCTATTGCAAGGGAGAGGGGCTCCCTCTACATGATTGCTGTTTCCTTTATCTACAGCATCACCTCGGTGCTGGGCAAGCTCGCTATAGTACATTCTTCACCGCTTTTTTTCGGGGGGACCTATTTCCTTGCACTAACCCTCCTCTTTACGCCCCTTGTATATCTCAACTCCGGAAAGAGGAGGTTGTTCGATGTGCTGAGAGTGGATGTGAGGGCCTCCTTTCTGCCGGGACTCTTTTATGCATTAATGATCGTCTCTCATGTGTTTGCCATCAGCATGGCAAAGGTTGCGTACATGATAGCCATAAAACGTTCGAGTTTGCTTATAGGCAGCGTCTACGGCTTTGTTTTTTTCAGGGAAGGCGAGGTCCGGGCAAGGCTGCTGGGGACTTTGGTGATGTTTGCAGGGTTTTTACTGATAGTACTTGGATAA
- the yheS gene encoding putative ABC transporter ATP-binding protein YheS, with product MIQISGLDKSYGQQVIFENVSFTLNPGERVGLVGRNGHGKTTLLRMILGQEHPDSGTIRIPGGYRTGHLSQHIRFEADTVLKEACLSLPAQEDGRDLTYKAETVLAGIGFSPDDFDIHPTELSGGFQVRLNLAKVLVSDPNLLLLDEPTNYLDIVSLRWLAQFLRGWQKELIIITHDRSFMDSVTTHTMAIHRCKVRKVSGPTGKLYQQLLLEEEIYEKTRMNDEKKRKETEQFINRFRAKATKARAVQSRIKALQKKEQLDELSEIKNLAFTFNSAPFAGRQLMEVKDLSFGFERDGTSLIEGLNFFVAKDDRIAIIGKNGKGKTTLLDLLAGNLSPVGGSVRRHPDLKLSYFGQTNINRLNLRKTVEEEIMAVHPEHHRGAVRSICGAMMFPGDHALKKVGVLSGGEKSRVLLGKLLVGPANMLLLDEPTNHLDMESTESLLEAIDDFKGAVIIVTHSEMILHAVATRLIVFDDAKVTLFEGTYQDFLDRVGWNNENPASQSKTPVTANAKEPGNKKHLRRIRAGLINERSRTLRALQTKIDEIENDIIRLEEKTGQDNRDLIQASVSGDGEAIKRLSKAVHDSMLEIESLFSRLELLQGDLDGRRREFEEKLNAVP from the coding sequence ATGATCCAAATTAGCGGCTTAGATAAATCATACGGACAACAGGTCATCTTTGAGAATGTCTCTTTTACTCTCAATCCCGGTGAACGCGTGGGACTTGTAGGGAGAAACGGTCATGGCAAGACCACGCTTTTGAGGATGATACTCGGACAGGAGCATCCTGATTCCGGAACTATCCGCATTCCCGGCGGTTACAGGACCGGGCATCTCTCACAGCACATCCGGTTTGAAGCTGATACGGTACTGAAAGAGGCATGTCTGAGCCTTCCCGCCCAGGAGGACGGCAGGGATCTGACCTACAAGGCGGAAACCGTCCTTGCGGGCATCGGATTCTCTCCGGATGATTTCGATATCCATCCAACGGAGCTGTCCGGAGGATTCCAGGTACGGCTTAATCTTGCGAAGGTGCTGGTTTCCGACCCGAACCTCCTTCTCCTTGACGAACCCACGAACTACCTTGATATAGTCTCCCTGCGCTGGCTCGCTCAATTCCTACGGGGATGGCAAAAGGAGCTTATTATAATCACTCATGACCGCAGCTTCATGGACAGCGTTACCACGCATACAATGGCCATACACCGTTGTAAGGTCCGAAAGGTCTCAGGTCCCACGGGAAAGCTATATCAGCAGTTGCTGCTGGAAGAGGAAATTTACGAAAAGACGCGGATGAACGATGAGAAAAAACGCAAAGAGACCGAGCAGTTCATAAACCGCTTCAGGGCAAAGGCAACCAAGGCCAGGGCTGTCCAGTCAAGGATAAAGGCACTTCAGAAAAAGGAACAACTCGATGAATTGTCCGAGATAAAAAACCTCGCCTTCACGTTTAATTCAGCGCCTTTTGCAGGCAGGCAACTAATGGAAGTAAAGGACCTCTCGTTCGGGTTTGAAAGAGACGGGACTTCACTGATAGAGGGGTTGAACTTTTTTGTTGCCAAGGACGACCGCATTGCCATAATAGGTAAAAACGGCAAGGGCAAGACAACGCTTCTCGACCTGCTTGCCGGAAATCTCTCACCGGTGGGAGGGTCTGTCCGCCGTCACCCTGATCTGAAACTCTCATATTTCGGCCAGACGAATATAAACCGACTCAACCTCCGGAAAACCGTGGAAGAAGAGATCATGGCGGTGCACCCCGAACATCACAGGGGCGCGGTCCGCAGTATATGCGGGGCCATGATGTTTCCCGGGGATCATGCGCTGAAAAAGGTCGGCGTCCTCTCCGGTGGCGAAAAGAGCCGGGTCCTGCTTGGCAAACTGCTTGTCGGTCCTGCCAATATGCTGCTGCTGGATGAGCCTACCAATCACCTTGATATGGAGTCGACCGAATCGCTTCTTGAGGCAATCGACGACTTCAAGGGCGCTGTAATTATCGTTACGCACAGTGAAATGATACTCCATGCAGTGGCAACACGGCTTATTGTCTTTGATGATGCAAAGGTGACCCTTTTTGAAGGGACATATCAGGATTTCCTGGACCGTGTGGGATGGAACAATGAAAATCCTGCCTCGCAATCCAAAACCCCTGTGACCGCTAATGCAAAAGAACCCGGGAATAAAAAGCACCTCCGGCGTATCCGGGCCGGATTAATCAATGAAAGATCAAGGACCTTGAGGGCACTGCAGACGAAAATCGATGAGATAGAAAACGATATAATAAGGCTGGAAGAAAAGACCGGACAGGACAACCGTGATCTTATACAAGCCTCTGTTTCGGGTGACGGTGAAGCCATCAAGAGACTCTCAAAGGCCGTTCATGATTCAATGTTGGAAATTGAATCCCTCTTCTCCAGGCTGGAACTCCTGCAGGGTGATCTTGACGGCAGGAGGAGAGAGTTTGAAGAAAAACTCAATGCCGTTCCTTAA
- the lon_1 gene encoding lon protease yields the protein MARKLTVNDLYKCCDPKLFSFGTTEELPPFEGTIGQDRALSAIDFGVSLQSKGFNIYVLGDSGTGKTSTVRAIISKKAESESVPDDWCYVYNFKEPDSPLVISLEPGRAAEFKKDMEELISSLKVEIPRVFESKEYDKQKSRILEEYQKRQKDLFSSLEREAESKGFTLKRTVGGFFIVPIKKTGEVLSEEEFQALDDKTKKKIEEIGKLLQEKLDDVVRTLRAGEKFVKELLKKLEREAALSVLGGLIDDIKAKYGGDDKLLGYLDTVREDILENIDDFKTQSEEASTPPVPFLKMPKQETSFVKYSVNVIVNNKDGKGAPCVFESNPTYYNLFGRIEHKFQYGVAVTDFSMIKAGSLHKANGGYIVINALDLLRNLFSYDALKRAIRDRELKIEDIWEQYRLVTSTALKPEPIPLDVKVILIGNPYIYYLLYNLDEEYNKLFKVKADFDNRMDRTEESMLKYASFIATKSKEDGLLPFDPSGVSRIVEYGSRLAEHQDKLSSRFSDISDLIRESHYWALKEGSEITSGRHVEKALKEKIYRHNRIEDRLREMMAEGTLIVETSGERVGQINGLAVMSLGDYSFGKPSRITTSVYTGKSGVLNIERETKMSGKIHEKAVLILSNYLGKKYAFSKPISLSASITFEQLYGMIEGDSATCAELYSLLSAISGAPIRQGIAITGSMDQNGNVQPIGGLNEKIEGFFELCRLRGLDGTHGVIIPRRNIRNLMLGRDVVDSVRDGSFHIYEIDHVDEGVEILMGLAAGEPGEDGAYPEGTLHYLVLKRLTEIREALREKKGKKEEDNDEQNKDD from the coding sequence ATGGCACGGAAACTTACCGTAAATGACCTTTATAAGTGTTGTGACCCGAAACTGTTCAGCTTCGGGACAACTGAAGAACTCCCACCCTTTGAGGGGACCATAGGGCAGGACAGGGCCTTGAGTGCCATTGATTTCGGTGTAAGCCTCCAGAGTAAGGGCTTTAACATTTACGTCCTTGGCGACAGTGGTACGGGAAAGACATCCACGGTGAGGGCCATAATCTCAAAAAAGGCTGAAAGTGAGTCCGTTCCTGATGACTGGTGCTATGTTTATAACTTCAAAGAGCCTGACAGCCCTCTTGTAATCTCCCTTGAACCCGGAAGGGCGGCGGAGTTTAAAAAAGATATGGAGGAGCTGATTAGTTCCCTGAAGGTTGAGATTCCGAGGGTCTTTGAGTCAAAGGAGTACGATAAGCAGAAGAGCAGGATCCTCGAAGAGTATCAGAAAAGACAGAAAGACCTCTTCAGTTCCCTTGAGCGGGAGGCCGAGTCCAAGGGGTTTACGTTGAAAAGGACCGTGGGTGGCTTCTTTATAGTCCCGATCAAGAAGACAGGGGAGGTTCTGTCGGAGGAGGAGTTTCAGGCCCTTGACGACAAGACGAAGAAGAAGATCGAGGAGATAGGGAAACTGCTTCAGGAAAAGCTTGATGACGTGGTCAGGACTCTCAGGGCAGGTGAAAAGTTTGTAAAGGAACTCCTGAAGAAGCTTGAAAGAGAGGCAGCGCTTTCAGTGCTCGGGGGGTTGATAGACGATATCAAGGCCAAGTACGGTGGTGACGATAAACTCCTCGGTTATCTTGATACCGTCAGGGAGGACATTCTCGAAAATATTGACGACTTCAAAACACAGTCAGAGGAGGCGTCCACCCCTCCTGTGCCGTTTCTGAAGATGCCCAAACAGGAAACGTCCTTTGTGAAATACTCAGTGAATGTTATCGTAAACAACAAGGACGGAAAGGGTGCCCCCTGCGTCTTTGAGAGCAACCCTACATACTATAATCTCTTTGGCAGGATCGAGCATAAGTTTCAGTACGGTGTGGCGGTTACAGACTTTTCCATGATCAAGGCAGGCTCACTTCATAAGGCAAATGGTGGGTATATAGTCATAAACGCCCTCGATCTCCTTAGAAACCTCTTCTCCTATGATGCGCTGAAGAGGGCCATAAGGGACAGGGAGTTGAAGATAGAGGATATATGGGAACAGTACCGTCTCGTTACTTCTACCGCATTGAAGCCTGAACCGATCCCCCTTGACGTGAAGGTGATCCTTATAGGAAACCCGTATATCTACTACCTCCTTTATAACCTCGACGAGGAGTACAATAAGCTCTTCAAGGTAAAGGCTGATTTCGACAACCGCATGGACCGCACGGAGGAGAGCATGCTGAAGTATGCAAGCTTCATTGCCACCAAGTCAAAGGAGGACGGCCTCCTTCCATTTGACCCCTCCGGCGTATCGAGGATCGTTGAGTACGGTTCCCGGCTTGCCGAACACCAGGATAAGCTCTCATCCAGGTTCAGCGACATATCCGACCTGATAAGGGAGTCACACTACTGGGCCCTCAAGGAAGGCTCTGAGATTACCTCCGGGAGGCATGTTGAGAAGGCACTTAAGGAGAAGATCTACCGCCATAACAGGATAGAGGACAGGCTCAGGGAGATGATGGCCGAGGGGACGTTGATCGTTGAGACCTCCGGTGAAAGGGTGGGACAGATCAACGGTCTTGCAGTAATGAGTCTTGGTGACTACAGTTTCGGAAAACCCTCAAGGATCACTACCTCCGTATATACGGGCAAGTCGGGGGTCCTCAATATAGAGCGCGAAACAAAGATGTCCGGAAAGATCCACGAAAAGGCCGTCCTGATTCTCTCGAACTACCTCGGCAAAAAGTATGCCTTCAGTAAGCCGATAAGCCTCTCTGCCTCCATCACATTTGAGCAGCTCTACGGGATGATCGAGGGAGACAGCGCCACCTGCGCCGAACTCTATTCCCTTCTCAGTGCCATCTCCGGCGCTCCCATCAGACAGGGCATAGCCATAACCGGCTCAATGGATCAGAACGGCAACGTCCAGCCCATCGGCGGGCTTAACGAGAAGATCGAGGGGTTCTTTGAACTCTGCAGGTTAAGGGGGCTTGACGGCACACACGGGGTGATCATACCCAGGAGAAACATAAGGAACCTCATGCTTGGAAGGGATGTCGTTGACTCCGTGCGGGACGGTAGTTTTCATATCTATGAGATCGATCATGTGGATGAGGGGGTTGAGATACTGATGGGTCTTGCTGCCGGAGAGCCAGGCGAGGACGGCGCTTATCCAGAGGGGACCCTCCACTATCTCGTTTTAAAGAGACTTACCGAGATCAGGGAGGCCCTGAGGGAGAAGAAGGGCAAGAAAGAGGAAGACAACGATGAGCAGAACAAGGATGATTAA
- a CDS encoding glucosamine-6-phosphate isomerases/6-phosphogluconolactonase, whose protein sequence is MSKTIGNLRINIFKDKAEASRQVADDISRYLSDAQRGVRKVLFLSSGGSSLAILDFIPDDIPGDYLTIGVLDERYNRESENNNFFQLSKTSFYKKAIESGCAFIDTGVRPGQTRNSLADYFEWELREWRKDNPDGEIIAIIGIGPDGHTSGIMPFPEDKDRFEALFNGERWVVAYDAAGKTPYPERVTTTNTFLKLINRAFVFAAGREKADALRGMRENRPVSEVPAGVLKELRGNMYIDRELSEFEKLFSR, encoded by the coding sequence ATGAGCAAGACAATCGGGAACCTCAGGATCAATATATTTAAGGACAAGGCTGAGGCATCAAGGCAGGTTGCCGATGATATTTCCCGCTACCTGTCGGATGCACAAAGAGGGGTCAGAAAAGTCCTGTTTTTGAGTTCCGGCGGGTCTTCGCTCGCAATACTCGATTTCATTCCAGATGATATACCGGGAGACTATCTAACCATTGGCGTCCTGGATGAACGATACAACAGGGAAAGCGAAAACAATAATTTTTTTCAGTTATCCAAGACAAGCTTTTATAAGAAGGCCATAGAATCAGGATGTGCTTTTATTGATACAGGGGTCCGACCGGGACAGACACGGAATAGTCTGGCTGATTATTTTGAATGGGAATTGAGGGAGTGGAGAAAAGATAATCCTGATGGCGAGATAATTGCAATCATAGGTATTGGACCCGATGGGCACACATCGGGCATAATGCCCTTCCCTGAGGACAAAGACAGGTTTGAGGCCCTGTTTAACGGCGAGAGATGGGTTGTAGCCTATGACGCAGCAGGCAAAACCCCTTATCCTGAGAGGGTAACAACAACAAATACCTTTCTGAAACTGATTAACCGGGCCTTTGTTTTTGCTGCCGGCAGGGAAAAGGCTGATGCACTCCGCGGCATGCGGGAAAACAGACCGGTTTCAGAAGTGCCTGCAGGCGTTCTGAAGGAACTCAGGGGGAATATGTATATCGACAGGGAACTTTCTGAATTTGAAAAACTATTCTCAAGATAA
- the hao1_1 gene encoding hydroxylamine oxidoreductase precursor, protein MKKNRLGFFIALVAGMFLFAGVAHAAKQPALSPQTEACIGCHKKYTPGIVEDWLASRHAKTTPADALKQPVLMRRISAESVSREFSGYAVGCYECHGQHPGKHKDNFEHMGFRINVIVSPDDCRTCHPVEVREYAGSKKAHAIENIMDNPVYHTLVSTITGLKKVDQGRIEIGKPSYDTLQETCLGCHGTKVEVKGMKTVSTPIGDISVPNLLHWTNQGVGRENPDGSFGSCSSCHPRHGFSIEVARKPYTCAQCHLDPDTPAWNVYKESKHGNIYFSKGHEWNFSAVPWTVGRDFKTPTCAACHSSLLVSPDGRVIARRTHDFGARLWVRLFGLIYAVPEPRSGNTTIIRNQDGLPLPATFLNVPASGYLIGKAEQQKRYNIMRGVCRSCHSTDLVDRHFAKLDNTIRETNEMTLSATMLMLDAWDRGIEDRSNPFDENIEMMWVKQWLFYANSTRYASAMTGAPDYAAFKLGWWGLSHNLQQMKDMIEIKSLLKRKSDDSDDSDK, encoded by the coding sequence ATGAAAAAGAATAGGCTTGGTTTTTTTATCGCCCTGGTTGCGGGAATGTTCCTTTTTGCCGGTGTTGCTCATGCAGCGAAGCAACCCGCACTGAGCCCGCAGACAGAAGCATGCATAGGATGCCATAAGAAATACACACCCGGCATTGTCGAGGACTGGCTGGCAAGCAGACATGCAAAGACAACGCCTGCCGATGCCCTGAAACAGCCCGTGCTCATGAGAAGAATATCAGCTGAGAGCGTTTCCCGGGAGTTCTCGGGCTATGCCGTGGGCTGCTATGAATGCCACGGTCAACATCCCGGCAAACATAAAGATAATTTCGAGCACATGGGCTTCAGGATCAATGTTATCGTGTCGCCGGATGACTGCAGGACCTGCCATCCGGTTGAGGTCAGAGAGTATGCAGGCAGTAAAAAGGCGCATGCCATAGAGAATATCATGGATAATCCTGTTTACCACACCCTTGTAAGTACGATAACCGGGTTGAAGAAAGTCGACCAGGGCAGGATAGAGATCGGGAAACCTTCCTATGATACCCTGCAGGAGACATGCCTCGGCTGTCATGGTACAAAGGTTGAGGTCAAAGGTATGAAGACGGTCTCCACGCCTATCGGTGATATATCTGTTCCAAATCTCCTGCACTGGACAAACCAGGGGGTGGGAAGGGAAAATCCTGACGGATCATTCGGAAGCTGTTCATCCTGCCATCCCAGGCACGGATTTTCAATTGAGGTGGCGCGGAAGCCGTATACCTGTGCGCAGTGCCATCTCGATCCCGATACGCCCGCATGGAATGTATACAAAGAGAGCAAGCACGGTAATATCTATTTCTCAAAGGGGCACGAATGGAACTTCTCCGCTGTCCCGTGGACGGTCGGCCGGGACTTCAAGACACCCACGTGTGCAGCGTGCCATAGCAGCCTGCTGGTCTCTCCCGACGGGCGGGTCATTGCCCGGAGGACCCATGATTTCGGTGCCCGGCTGTGGGTGAGACTCTTTGGGCTTATATACGCAGTGCCGGAGCCCAGGTCGGGAAATACAACGATCATAAGGAATCAAGACGGGCTTCCCCTGCCGGCTACTTTTCTGAATGTCCCTGCTTCCGGATATCTCATCGGTAAGGCGGAACAGCAGAAGAGATATAATATCATGAGGGGTGTCTGCAGGAGCTGCCACAGCACGGACCTGGTCGATAGGCATTTTGCGAAGCTCGACAACACCATCAGGGAGACCAATGAAATGACACTCTCCGCCACCATGCTCATGCTCGATGCGTGGGACCGGGGCATTGAGGACAGGTCCAACCCGTTTGATGAAAATATCGAGATGATGTGGGTGAAGCAATGGCTCTTTTATGCGAACTCCACCCGTTACGCCTCTGCCATGACGGGCGCGCCCGATTATGCGGCATTCAAGCTCGGCTGGTGGGGATTGTCGCATAACCTTCAGCAGATGAAGGACATGATAGAAATTAAGTCGCTTCTGAAACGGAAATCAGATGATTCGGATGATTCAGACAAGTAG
- the nagK gene encoding N-acetyl-D-glucosamine kinase codes for MYILFDIGATNMRLAASGDGKALDEVRTLAAPKEFEEGIEVFKGAALELARGEGIDALVGGIAGPLNKDKTMAVGGPNIPGWWSKPLKDALEKALTTVAYIENDAAMGTLGEAIYGAGKGYPIVVYITVSTGVGGARVVNGRIDDSAMGFEPGAQIIDAGNTLCPGWSERGYLINYISGADIERQYGKKPFEITDEKFWDDRARFLAYGLNNITVIWSPDIIVLGGSMMNEVGIPVERVRHYLKEALNIFPNPPIVEKAKLGDELSLYGALAYIDQNL; via the coding sequence ATGTACATACTTTTTGACATCGGAGCGACAAATATGCGTCTTGCTGCCTCAGGAGACGGCAAGGCCCTTGATGAGGTAAGAACCCTTGCCGCCCCGAAAGAGTTCGAAGAGGGAATAGAGGTTTTTAAGGGTGCAGCCCTTGAGCTTGCCAGGGGTGAAGGGATTGATGCTCTTGTGGGCGGTATAGCAGGCCCCCTGAACAAAGACAAGACAATGGCCGTCGGCGGCCCCAATATCCCCGGCTGGTGGAGCAAGCCGCTCAAGGACGCCTTGGAGAAGGCATTAACAACTGTTGCCTATATTGAAAACGATGCAGCAATGGGCACCCTCGGAGAGGCGATTTACGGGGCGGGCAAGGGTTATCCTATAGTCGTATATATTACCGTAAGCACGGGCGTTGGCGGGGCAAGGGTAGTTAACGGCAGGATCGACGACTCTGCAATGGGTTTTGAACCGGGAGCACAGATAATCGATGCAGGCAACACCCTTTGCCCCGGCTGGAGCGAAAGGGGCTATCTGATAAATTATATCTCCGGGGCTGACATAGAAAGACAGTATGGGAAAAAACCCTTCGAGATTACCGATGAAAAATTCTGGGACGATAGGGCAAGGTTCCTTGCATACGGCCTTAATAATATAACAGTTATCTGGTCTCCTGATATCATCGTGCTTGGGGGATCCATGATGAACGAGGTCGGTATCCCTGTCGAAAGGGTCCGTCACTATTTAAAAGAGGCGTTAAACATATTCCCCAACCCTCCAATTGTCGAAAAGGCAAAATTAGGCGACGAACTGAGTCTCTATGGTGCACTTGCCTATATCGATCAAAACCTGTAA